The DNA segment ATATCAGGACTTCATTATATACGTAAAGCATTGTTATTGAAAACCTGACGATAATGAAAATTATCAAACTGTTTCAAAATGCAAAATGGAACATACAAAGTATCGTCGCTTTTCCTTGACACAAGTGCATCTGATAGGGTATAATTTAATATGAATTAAGTATAAAATTACGCTTATGCGATTAAAAAAATTAACAAATCGTATTTTTTAAAATAACTTTAATATTTTATTATCATAATATCAAAGTTATATATCTTATATAATAAAATAAATGCACAAAAACGGGCGTCAAAGGCAGAAAAAATCATGAAAATAACAAATTTATACTATAAATTTTTACAATCATTTTTAGTATTAACTCTGTTTTTAACGGTTTTTTGCTATAGCGCCACAAGTAATGCAGCCAACTATAATTTTATTATAAATCAGAATAATGGCACCTTAAACCTTACAACAACACCTACATTTGTACCGGGAGCTAGTGGACTGACGCTAGAAAGAAAAGTAAGATTTGCTCCGGACGCATCATACGTAGCTGTCGGTACATTATTTGGCTCTCCTTTTGATTGGGGACCTCTCACTCTTGCTTCGGGAGATTATACATTCAAGGTTTCAGACCCTCTCTTGGGTATAGCGGAAACACATGATATTGTTGTAAAAACTCATGCGAGTGACAGGTTTATTTTTGATTACACACTTTCCGGCAGCAACCTTAGCGTTCAATTACTGCCTGGCACAGAACCTTTTGGCGATGGAGCGGGTAGTTTTGTTAACAAAATGACCCTAGAATATAAGTTGGCCAGTGCTCCTGTCGCAGCTTACACAGCTATAAATACCTATAATTATGCAACGCAGCCAGGTTCATACAACCTATTATTCAGCACCTCTCTTCCAGCCGGAAACTATAATTTAAGAGCTACAGCCGAATACACCGTACCACTGCCGGCAGTAAAACCTCCACACAGTCAAACTATTGACATGTTTATAGGGCAGGCAAGTGCCACTCCTGCCGGTGGCGGAGGCTTTCCGTCAATTGCTAACGCATTTACGTTTGACGATCTATCTGAAAATAGCGGTAATCTCTTAATTACGACCACTTACACAGGTTCCCTACCTCTGGAATCGGTGAAATTATTTATGGAACGACCTACCGCACCGGGTGTTTGGGAAGAAGTCGGTGCCATAATCACCTCTCCGCCAGCTACTATTACATGGGATCATCTGACATATCCTCTTTTAGCCGGACTGCCTAGCGGAATGTATAATTTCAAGGTTGAGGGTGTTTCATATAACCCTTCTTCTCCTACATCAAGATTCAATCCTTTTGCCGAAACGCCGTTTGAAGTTATAGGTAGTATTTTAGATATTGCCACAGAGGAAATAACATTCGGTAATATCGGAGTTGAAGTAACCGTACTTGACCCTAGCGTCACTGTTAGTGCCGTAAAGCTATACATAAAGGATATAAGTACGGCTACGTGGGATCCGGTCGGTCACTTCATCAGGGAAGATACAACAAGCGTAGGCGGTCCGTTCTTATGGGGTTCGAAAAACCCTACATTTAACGATATAAAACTTGAAAAACTTGATCCGGGTGACTATACGCTGAAAGCCGAGACTGAAATCGCTAACCCTAACGGATCGGGAACCATCATAATTGATAAAGAACTTGATTTTACCGTATTCGGTACGCCTATAGAGTTCTCATATGATGAAGTTAATAAAGATATCGGTATCGAAATAATTCCTGTGACAGCTTTGAATGCCAACGTAAATAATATATCGCTTTTTATAAAAGGAATATCAGAACCGGATAGTGCTTACCAACTGGTTAGGCACGATTCTACACCAGGTTACGAGTTCGGCATTCTGGATGTTTTTTATGACGACACATTATTAATGAACATGGCTTTAGGTACATATAATGCTAAAGTGGAGCTAACTGCAACCGGACAAGGCGACCCGGCAAATTACGTTCAATGTGATGCAAATACGGGCGTAGTTACAAATTGTCTTATAAGCCATGATGCAAGTACTAACACCGTAGAATTACTATACGAGGAAGTCTTCGAATTTCAAGTTCAGGATATTGTAACAGATGCCGCACTTGTAGCTCTTTTAGACGAACTTTTTGCAAAAGAGTTTGAATTTGAGGTAAAGATTCTTAATAGTGAGTTCTACTCTCCTAGTGAAAATTTAAATCACGTCGGTGTAAGGTTAATTCCAAGCACTAACATTGATCTTGCCGAAGTAAACTGGGTAAATCTTAGAATAGCAGCGGTTCCACCGGGAATGTCGGGCGGCACTCCCGTTATCCAGCAGCATAATAGTAACAATCCGGCAGATTGGGTATGGGGTCTTTTCTATATGGGTGGTACGGCACATCCTAGTTTGTTGAATTTACCTGTGGGCGAATATATTATTCAATCAGAGATTAATATGACCAACAGAACCGTTACTAAGCAGGAACGGATAAGGATATCCGATGATGTAGAAACCGATGGTTCGATTTTAGGTGACAGGGTCGGTACACCGATTGATATTCCTTAATATAATCGGTGTGGCTCTGTCGCATCTGTTGACAAATTACGTGGAAATATATCCCTGGGCTTTGCTGGCTTTTCAGTTGCGATTAGTGAAGTAAATTGGTAGTAATTACTTTGCTTATTTGTTGTGGTGTTTAATTGGTTTTTTCTGATCATATTCACTGTTTCTATTCCTGCTATTGTTATTCCGGCACTTGCAAATGATTTAAATCCCGGCATCGGCCGGACAATTCGTTTGATAAACCTATGGTCTCCTTCAATCCGATTATTCAGATATTTGTTCTGCCTTATCTCAATTTCAGCCTCATTATTTTCCTCATACTCGCTGTTAATATCCGCCACAGCATAAGTGTTCGAACCACTTTTGTCGATATTGACCTTCGCCGGTTTTCCGTTTTGTCGGATAGCTTTTCTGAAAAATGCTTTTGCTGCCACCTTATCTCTTTTAGCCCGCAGAAGAAAGTCGATAGTATAGCCATATTTATCAACAGCACGGTACAAATATTTCCATTTTCCACGAACCTTAATATAGGTCTCATCCATACGCCAGCTGTCTGAAACAGATTTCTTGCACAGCCTAAAACGCTTATCCGGCAAAGGAATAAAACGGATCATCCGGCGATGAACCGTGGCATGATCAAGTGTAATGCCACGCATCTCACACAGTTCTTCAATGTCACGATAGCTCAATGCAAAACGGCATTTCATATAAACCGCTGTTAATATTATATCAGCCGGAAATGAGAAGCCTTTAAAATAACGCAGCAGTTTAGCGGCAACTTTCATCCTAAATACTCTCCAACAACATAAAACACTGCTAATACCTAAACGATAGAGCCTTAAACGTCAACACATGCGACAGAGCCGAACTATCTTAGGAAAATTATTTTCCATTTAAACTCCAGTTATAATCAAAATAATCGTCTGTCTTTTTATCGCTGGCTTGTGGCAGATGGCGGTGAATAAATTTCTCCACACCCTTTTCACCACCAAAATCTTCTGCAAACCATTTGAATATTTCCGATATTTTCAAGCCGGAGTTTGTGATTAATACACCTTTGCTTTTGTTGGTGAGGAATAACGTTGTTTGCTCATCCAGTTGGCTTTCTAGCTCTTCTGCCGTATATGGTTCGGCGCGTAAATCCGGACAAGAAAGCGATGCGCAATTAATGGCGACATGGATTCTGGGATCATTCATCGGGCGGAGAATCTGGTGTTCTATTTCATCAAGCGTATAATTTTTGCCGTGGATTTCCCAATCATGGCTTTTCCATACATTCTTAAACAGGCTACCTTGGTTTCTGATGCTTTCGGTTTCACCGGTTTTAATAATCAGGTCAACCGTCAGAAGGTTATAGGCATTAATCCAGAAAGCCATTTTTTCGTTGCCGGAGAGGGTTTTAGGGTTTATTTGCTGGAATGACTCCAGTGCTTTTTTATGCAACGGGTCTTTGCCCCAGGATGCATAATCCACCAGCATTGCTTTTATTCCCTGCTTTTCTCCTTCCTGTACGTATTTTGCAAGCAACGTGCCGTAATCAGTTATATATGCATGTTTTTTATCGGCATGAGCCAGAGGTGCTGTAACTAATGCAAGCAGGACAACGAATAAATAGGATAAGTTTTTCATGGGCATAACCTTCAACAT comes from the Pseudomonadota bacterium genome and includes:
- a CDS encoding DUF547 domain-containing protein, which codes for MPMKNLSYLFVVLLALVTAPLAHADKKHAYITDYGTLLAKYVQEGEKQGIKAMLVDYASWGKDPLHKKALESFQQINPKTLSGNEKMAFWINAYNLLTVDLIIKTGETESIRNQGSLFKNVWKSHDWEIHGKNYTLDEIEHQILRPMNDPRIHVAINCASLSCPDLRAEPYTAEELESQLDEQTTLFLTNKSKGVLITNSGLKISEIFKWFAEDFGGEKGVEKFIHRHLPQASDKKTDDYFDYNWSLNGK